Proteins from a genomic interval of Rhodothermales bacterium:
- a CDS encoding YaiO family outer membrane beta-barrel protein, translating to MLRHLFLASIITCAATTAHAQGLQQTAPPRDRVEIGGLNYSFDAGISPWRGAVVRTEFVRGPKMIWNGEAVAEHRFGEPSFAYKLQHTANLGAWITRVAARTSNGGFYNPKYRADVTIGRKLPPRRKVVLLVSGFFREVRDGHQDMAAIVEAQVYFSRWLIAQGGVRFQLSNPGEATSRYHDAALTIGRHGKATLLLHAAMGSEAYQIIDPLVIYTNFDSRMGRVAWRQWLTRTSGLQVSGSWYNNPYYTRTGVEVSLFFGFNAAGRR from the coding sequence ATGCTCCGACATCTGTTTCTGGCCTCGATCATTACCTGCGCCGCCACGACCGCGCACGCGCAGGGACTGCAGCAAACCGCCCCGCCCCGCGATCGGGTGGAAATCGGTGGGCTGAACTACAGCTTTGACGCGGGCATCAGCCCGTGGCGCGGGGCCGTGGTGCGCACGGAGTTTGTACGTGGCCCGAAGATGATCTGGAACGGCGAGGCCGTGGCCGAGCATCGCTTCGGAGAGCCGAGCTTTGCCTACAAACTGCAGCACACGGCCAATCTGGGAGCGTGGATCACCCGGGTGGCGGCACGCACCTCAAACGGCGGGTTCTACAATCCGAAGTATCGCGCGGACGTGACCATCGGCCGCAAGCTGCCTCCGCGTCGCAAGGTGGTGCTGCTTGTCAGCGGCTTCTTCCGGGAAGTACGCGACGGGCATCAGGACATGGCGGCTATCGTGGAAGCGCAGGTCTACTTCAGTCGATGGCTGATTGCGCAGGGCGGCGTGCGGTTTCAGCTAAGCAATCCGGGCGAGGCCACGTCACGCTATCACGACGCCGCGCTTACGATTGGCCGGCACGGAAAGGCAACGCTGCTACTGCATGCGGCGATGGGCTCTGAGGCCTATCAGATCATCGATCCGCTGGTGATCTACACAAACTTTGACAGCCGCATGGGGCGCGTGGCCTGGCGGCAGTGGTTGACGCGGACCTCCGGGCTTCAGGTATCGGGCTCCTGGTACAACAACCCGTACTACACCCGGACCGGGGTGGAGGTATCGCTCTTCTTTGGATTCAACGCCGCGGGGCGCCGATGA
- the wecB gene encoding UDP-N-acetylglucosamine 2-epimerase (non-hydrolyzing): MSQKRILLCMGTRPEIIKMAPVYHALQGSPLTPVVVHTGQHEEMAWPVYEFFEMDPAHVITLKRERSTLGYLGGRLMDGVDAVIASEDAEAVLVHGDTSSALMAGLAASYAQIPVGHVEAGLRSHDMSDPFPEEQNRVLLAQIARWHFAPTERAVDNLTEEGIARDGIDMVGNTIVDATRLGMDYAISHYAGGGAVEGCDVAPFVKASEGSKIVLVTAHRRENWGAPLARIAHTVRELAETHPELRVVWPVHANPVVRKTVIGVMKDLAPDVHERVLLTGPLNYPQMLWTLRNAWLTITDSGGIQEEAAALRVPVLVTRKTTERPELIEAGGGALVATDPGKIRRWVETLLEKPIVHSRMRTVRNPYGDGHAGQAIARVLVQDLAGSQRVIRAA, translated from the coding sequence ATGAGCCAGAAGCGCATCCTGCTGTGCATGGGTACGCGTCCGGAGATCATCAAGATGGCTCCGGTCTACCATGCCCTCCAGGGCAGTCCCCTGACACCCGTCGTGGTGCACACGGGCCAGCACGAGGAAATGGCATGGCCGGTCTACGAGTTCTTCGAGATGGATCCGGCCCACGTGATCACGCTAAAGCGTGAACGGTCAACGCTGGGTTACCTGGGTGGCAGACTCATGGACGGGGTCGATGCGGTCATCGCTTCCGAAGATGCTGAGGCCGTTCTGGTCCACGGCGATACCTCCTCGGCGCTCATGGCGGGACTGGCGGCATCGTACGCGCAGATCCCTGTGGGCCACGTGGAGGCCGGCCTGCGCTCGCACGACATGAGCGATCCGTTTCCCGAGGAGCAAAACCGGGTGCTGCTCGCACAGATAGCGCGGTGGCATTTCGCACCGACCGAGCGCGCGGTGGACAATCTCACCGAGGAAGGCATTGCCCGAGACGGCATCGACATGGTGGGCAATACCATTGTAGATGCGACCCGACTCGGCATGGACTACGCCATCTCGCACTACGCCGGCGGGGGTGCAGTCGAGGGCTGCGACGTGGCGCCGTTCGTAAAGGCCTCGGAAGGCTCCAAGATTGTGCTCGTCACGGCCCATCGCCGCGAGAACTGGGGGGCGCCCCTGGCTCGTATCGCGCACACGGTGCGTGAATTGGCAGAGACACATCCCGAGTTGCGCGTCGTGTGGCCGGTGCATGCGAATCCGGTTGTGCGCAAGACGGTGATCGGGGTCATGAAAGACCTTGCGCCCGATGTGCACGAGCGGGTCCTGCTGACGGGGCCGCTCAACTACCCGCAGATGCTGTGGACGCTGCGGAATGCCTGGCTGACCATTACGGACTCCGGCGGCATCCAGGAGGAGGCCGCGGCACTGCGTGTGCCCGTGCTTGTCACGCGCAAGACGACCGAACGTCCGGAGCTCATCGAGGCCGGCGGCGGCGCCCTCGTGGCCACTGATCCCGGCAAGATCCGGCGCTGGGTAGAGACGCTGCTCGAGAAGCCTATCGTGCACAGCCGCATGCGCACGGTGAGGAATCCCTACGGCGATGGGCATGCCGGACAGGCCATCGCCCGTGTGCTGGTCCAGGATCTGGCGGGCTCCCAGCGAGTCATTCGCGCCGCCTGA
- a CDS encoding glycosyltransferase family 2 protein, giving the protein MPINVASQGRSRRVSTSGILRFCTLLLLLSVVSGCARYGEDAGTLVLDSAVAVETTAKTATGSANDAQLAKLESPIPLPDGVEVGHLPPHWYGTTWDRDRAAWIKAVLWVLYSIVALICVYGVRHYTFTYNRLYGRQRHTYLPIDVANWPSLTVLIPCHNEERVVASILEALLAADYPADRMRIVPVNDRSTDGTRDIIDRYAANHATRIFPLHREGGTPGKAAALQDAIADVTDDVILVFDADYLPGRDLIKRLAAPFLDPQVGAVMGRVVPVNTPRNLLTRLLDLERCGGYQVDQQARMNLKVIAQYGGTVGGVRVSALKAVGGWREDSLAEDTDITFRLVLGGWKIAYSNRYECYEEVPETWPVRIRQIMRWARGHTDAAVRYMPGLWSRPRLTFRERLDGALLLGTYLMSPILLIGWFLAILAFYLGANPFLGAVAIFSVAAYNTIGNFAAFFEIGAAAHLDGTERRIRILPLVLGGFLVSLVSTSRAVMTQLWPRRRKEVVWDKTERYRTPASAEETIRSADAIPAVPQPVPAPAPMAPAPMAPPAQRPMRPAAVAPAPAPDRAANREAAPRPPAWAPIQRSTPAPQQAAPAPPQAAPAPQQQAAPAPQQAAPAPQQPSPKPPQSGPRPADELRKRDRRPPSAPDRVASRAPTVGHRIPSSPKKQS; this is encoded by the coding sequence ATGCCGATCAACGTCGCTTCCCAAGGCCGATCTCGGCGGGTTTCCACATCTGGAATCCTGCGTTTCTGTACGCTTCTGCTGCTTTTGAGCGTAGTGAGCGGCTGTGCGCGCTACGGCGAGGACGCCGGCACTCTGGTTCTGGACAGCGCCGTCGCAGTGGAAACGACGGCAAAAACGGCTACGGGCTCGGCAAATGATGCCCAGCTGGCGAAACTTGAATCACCGATTCCGCTGCCAGACGGGGTCGAGGTGGGTCACTTGCCTCCGCATTGGTATGGCACGACCTGGGATCGCGACCGCGCAGCCTGGATCAAGGCTGTGCTCTGGGTACTGTACTCGATCGTTGCGCTGATCTGCGTGTACGGCGTTCGGCACTACACCTTTACATACAACCGGCTTTATGGCAGGCAGCGGCATACCTACCTGCCGATTGACGTCGCCAACTGGCCCAGTCTGACCGTCCTGATCCCCTGCCACAATGAGGAGCGCGTGGTCGCGTCCATCCTGGAGGCACTGCTCGCAGCGGACTACCCGGCTGATCGCATGCGCATTGTGCCGGTGAACGACCGCTCCACCGACGGGACGCGGGACATCATCGACCGGTACGCGGCGAACCACGCAACTCGCATCTTCCCCTTACACAGGGAGGGTGGTACACCGGGCAAGGCGGCCGCGCTGCAGGATGCGATCGCGGACGTGACCGATGACGTCATTCTCGTATTTGACGCCGACTATCTGCCCGGCCGAGACCTGATCAAGCGCCTGGCCGCACCATTCCTGGACCCGCAGGTCGGTGCCGTCATGGGCCGCGTGGTACCCGTGAACACGCCTCGGAATCTGCTCACGCGGCTGCTCGATCTGGAGCGCTGCGGTGGGTATCAGGTGGACCAGCAGGCGCGCATGAATCTGAAGGTGATCGCCCAATATGGCGGTACGGTCGGCGGCGTGCGCGTTTCCGCGCTGAAAGCCGTCGGCGGCTGGCGCGAGGACTCACTCGCTGAGGACACCGATATCACGTTCCGTCTGGTCCTGGGCGGATGGAAGATCGCCTATTCGAATCGTTACGAGTGCTACGAGGAGGTCCCGGAGACCTGGCCCGTCCGCATTCGGCAGATCATGCGATGGGCTCGCGGGCACACCGACGCCGCCGTGCGCTACATGCCGGGACTATGGTCCAGACCGCGGCTGACGTTTCGAGAACGGCTGGACGGCGCCCTTCTGTTGGGCACCTATTTGATGTCGCCGATCCTGCTGATCGGCTGGTTCCTGGCCATCCTGGCCTTCTATCTCGGTGCGAACCCGTTCCTGGGGGCCGTGGCCATTTTCTCGGTGGCCGCCTACAACACCATCGGCAACTTCGCGGCCTTTTTTGAGATCGGCGCGGCCGCGCATCTGGACGGAACCGAGCGTCGCATTCGCATTCTCCCGCTGGTCCTCGGCGGTTTTCTGGTCAGCCTGGTCTCCACCTCGCGGGCCGTCATGACCCAACTCTGGCCGCGTCGCCGCAAAGAGGTGGTCTGGGACAAGACGGAGAGGTACCGCACGCCGGCTAGCGCAGAGGAGACGATTCGCAGCGCGGATGCCATTCCGGCTGTTCCGCAACCGGTTCCGGCCCCGGCGCCGATGGCACCGGCGCCGATGGCACCGCCCGCGCAGCGCCCGATGCGGCCTGCGGCGGTTGCTCCCGCCCCTGCTCCGGATCGAGCCGCAAATCGTGAAGCGGCACCGCGTCCGCCCGCATGGGCACCGATTCAGCGGTCGACCCCGGCCCCGCAACAGGCCGCCCCGGCCCCGCCGCAGGCCGCCCCGGCCCCGCAGCAGCAGGCCGCCCCGGCCCCGCAGCAAGCCGCCCCGGCCCCGCAACAACCTTCCCCGAAGCCCCCACAATCCGGCCCGAGACCGGCTGACGAACTCCGAAAACGAGACCGTCGGCCACCGTCCGCACCCGATCGTGTGGCCAGCAGGGCGCCCACCGTGGGCCACCGCATCCCATCCTCCCCGAAGAAACAGTCATGA
- a CDS encoding alkaline phosphatase family protein, which produces MRVLPLLVLFLVLATAPSHAQETRVVLVTLDGLRWEEVFRGMDPSMTEDESLLAEFGVGDAAERRTTLMPWLWRTLATQGVLLGNRQLGSTGRVTNGHVFSYPGYNEILTGRVDERIDSNDKVPNPNVTVLEWLQTRAGVRAAAFGSWDVFPYIINEERSGIPVNAGFEPSLDPERSERESFLNELQAQIPSPWGTVRLDAFTHHYALEYMKRASPEVVYISYGETDDFAHNDNFPAYIRAARNTDAFLQGLWTFLQTDSAYAGRTSLIITTDHGRGSGDGWVGHGTGEEWAGSEYIWLAALGPSIPAGGELRGVGFDQAQVAATVAALMGFDFTITGAAPPISAVVAPRD; this is translated from the coding sequence ATGCGTGTACTGCCTCTCCTTGTCCTTTTCCTCGTCCTGGCCACAGCGCCCTCTCACGCCCAGGAAACCCGCGTTGTCCTCGTCACACTGGACGGTCTGCGCTGGGAGGAAGTCTTCCGCGGCATGGACCCGTCCATGACGGAGGATGAGTCCCTGCTCGCCGAGTTTGGCGTGGGCGATGCGGCCGAGCGCCGCACGACCCTTATGCCCTGGTTGTGGAGGACCCTGGCCACGCAAGGCGTGCTGCTCGGCAATCGTCAGCTGGGAAGCACGGGCCGAGTTACCAACGGCCACGTGTTCTCCTACCCGGGCTACAATGAGATACTGACAGGCAGGGTGGATGAGCGCATCGACTCCAACGACAAGGTGCCGAATCCCAATGTCACCGTGCTGGAGTGGTTACAAACCCGAGCCGGAGTTCGCGCCGCCGCTTTCGGCTCCTGGGATGTATTCCCATACATCATCAACGAGGAGCGCAGCGGTATCCCGGTCAATGCCGGGTTCGAGCCTTCGCTGGACCCCGAACGTTCCGAGAGGGAGTCATTCCTCAATGAGCTGCAGGCACAGATCCCGAGCCCGTGGGGCACTGTGCGCCTCGACGCGTTTACGCATCACTACGCGCTGGAGTACATGAAGAGGGCATCGCCCGAAGTCGTCTACATCTCGTATGGCGAGACGGACGACTTTGCGCACAACGACAACTTTCCTGCTTACATCCGAGCCGCCCGCAATACCGACGCGTTCCTGCAGGGGCTTTGGACGTTCCTCCAGACGGATTCCGCATATGCGGGCCGCACTTCGCTGATCATCACCACGGACCACGGTCGCGGGTCGGGCGATGGCTGGGTAGGCCACGGTACGGGCGAAGAATGGGCGGGCTCGGAGTACATCTGGCTGGCCGCGCTCGGGCCATCGATCCCGGCCGGCGGCGAGCTGCGGGGCGTCGGTTTTGACCAGGCGCAGGTAGCGGCGACCGTTGCGGCGCTGATGGGCTTCGACTTCACTATAACGGGGGCGGCGCCGCCGATCTCCGCGGTGGTCGCTCCGCGCGACTAG
- a CDS encoding S8 family serine peptidase, whose amino-acid sequence MSLRTAVRFAAPVLILGLLSGCSNELLSPEPAASSPDPKIRHAELFDQAIRSGRAGKEGDEVGIIIKSSKLVDRYKLVDRYKLVDRYHYEYAFWGLAAWVPEGELRDLLEEMAGDPDILSVEPDLPVDPPETMLPIPVAFQQSPWNISDVGGNSSIARSGDWRGSVEGVTVYVVDSGIHGYDLNEVATDNLSNSQDGLDAQMHGYPAAMIAAAEDNSSGLVGIAPGASVHSMKVLDDDGTADLATVVAAMERVIALQAQSDTPAVVNLSLGADVGSEQYTALDDAVDAAVAAGISVVVAAGNEGIDARTVTPAHAKGAITVGSYSVSGLFTKSRRESSFSNYGPSVDLWAPGESVYSLVEPAEGLGMAKAAFLDGTSFAAPHVTGAVALMLSHLGPVEPMLLKSALIDAAKELDSGLPRLWVGDGAAEAMELYVAGQTASHDSVTPPGSGAGADGSDSTPNDAPTHTLMDSFEDGFAGSDGSATWSGEWVEHGESNGTDKGKLRVVSSGSCASGSCLRLRAPGKNRSVSRAADLAGATFATLSLYTKHSGGKHRLEISGDGGASWTMLHEFSGKQGKQNLQFDISGFLDNTSLRFTAVDSGEGNLFVDDLKIEANAPGLRSAN is encoded by the coding sequence TTGTCTCTCCGGACCGCCGTCCGTTTTGCCGCTCCCGTCCTGATCCTTGGACTGCTCTCGGGCTGTTCCAACGAACTGCTTTCTCCGGAGCCCGCGGCCTCTTCCCCGGACCCCAAGATTCGCCACGCGGAGCTGTTTGATCAGGCCATCCGCTCCGGGCGGGCCGGCAAGGAGGGCGATGAGGTCGGTATCATCATCAAGTCCTCGAAACTTGTGGACAGGTACAAGCTGGTGGACCGCTACAAGCTTGTCGATCGCTACCACTACGAATACGCGTTTTGGGGCCTGGCGGCCTGGGTTCCGGAAGGTGAGCTGCGAGATCTCCTCGAGGAGATGGCGGGAGATCCCGACATCCTGTCGGTCGAGCCGGACCTGCCGGTCGATCCTCCGGAGACCATGCTGCCGATCCCCGTGGCATTCCAGCAGTCGCCCTGGAACATCAGCGATGTCGGGGGCAACTCAAGTATCGCACGATCCGGAGACTGGCGAGGGTCCGTGGAGGGCGTCACCGTGTATGTGGTCGACTCCGGCATTCACGGCTATGACCTCAACGAGGTGGCAACGGACAACCTGAGCAACTCGCAGGATGGTCTGGATGCCCAAATGCACGGCTACCCCGCCGCGATGATCGCCGCGGCCGAGGACAATTCATCCGGTCTCGTCGGCATCGCTCCCGGTGCGAGCGTGCACTCCATGAAAGTTTTGGACGATGACGGCACGGCCGATCTGGCTACCGTCGTGGCGGCGATGGAAAGAGTCATTGCGCTCCAGGCTCAGAGCGACACCCCCGCGGTGGTAAACCTGAGTTTGGGCGCAGACGTGGGTTCGGAGCAGTACACGGCGCTGGATGATGCCGTGGACGCTGCCGTCGCCGCAGGCATCTCAGTGGTAGTTGCCGCGGGGAACGAAGGCATCGACGCTCGCACGGTGACGCCGGCACACGCCAAGGGTGCCATCACGGTCGGCAGCTATTCGGTATCAGGACTGTTCACCAAAAGCCGTCGTGAATCCAGCTTTTCCAACTATGGCCCGAGCGTGGACCTGTGGGCACCCGGCGAGTCGGTGTACTCCCTGGTGGAACCTGCGGAGGGTCTCGGAATGGCCAAGGCCGCGTTCCTGGACGGCACTTCGTTCGCCGCTCCCCACGTCACGGGTGCAGTCGCGCTCATGCTGAGCCACCTGGGTCCTGTCGAGCCGATGCTCCTCAAGAGCGCTCTCATCGACGCTGCGAAAGAACTGGACTCCGGCCTGCCCCGGCTCTGGGTGGGCGACGGTGCGGCCGAGGCCATGGAGCTGTATGTAGCGGGCCAGACGGCCTCGCACGATTCGGTCACGCCCCCCGGATCCGGCGCGGGGGCTGACGGGAGCGACTCGACCCCGAACGACGCTCCGACCCACACCCTGATGGACTCTTTTGAGGACGGCTTTGCAGGTTCTGACGGCTCCGCCACGTGGTCCGGCGAATGGGTGGAGCACGGCGAGTCCAACGGAACCGACAAGGGCAAGCTCAGGGTGGTGAGTAGCGGCAGCTGCGCCTCGGGCTCCTGCTTGCGGCTACGAGCCCCGGGCAAGAACCGCAGTGTATCGCGCGCCGCCGACCTGGCCGGCGCGACGTTCGCGACCCTGTCCCTCTATACCAAGCACTCCGGCGGCAAGCACCGGCTGGAGATCTCCGGCGACGGTGGTGCTTCCTGGACCATGCTACACGAATTCAGCGGCAAGCAGGGAAAGCAGAACCTGCAGTTCGACATCTCCGGGTTCCTCGACAACACCTCGCTACGATTCACGGCCGTCGACTCAGGTGAAGGCAATCTGTTCGTCGACGACCTCAAGATCGAGGCGAACGCGCCCGGCTTGCGATCGGCCAACTGA
- the acnA gene encoding aconitate hydratase AcnA: MSTPRKEDPFNARDTFDTGSGTGYVYRLDALKERGFDIDRLPYSIKVLLESVLRNCDGFLVTEDDVKRLAAYDPKAPAKEEIPFMPARVLLQDFTGVPAVVDLAAMRSAMARLGGDPDEINPRVPVNLVIDHSVQVDAFGTKAAIQINAEKEFKRNRERYEFLRWGQQAFDNFHVVPPESGICHQVNLEYIARAVWSKPEADGVHVFYPDSLVGTDSHTTMIDGLGVVGWGVGGIEAEAVMLGQPVYMLMPEVVGFRLKGQLPEGATATDLVLTVTEMLRAYGVVGKFVEFFGPGVSNMTVPDRATIANMAPEYGATMGFFPIDQETLDFLHRTGRPDELVMAVERYAKLQGLFRTDDSGDPQFVDVLELDLSTVTPSLSGPKRPQDRIELPAVQSSFRTSLTTPAGPKGFGLNEDRLKDTGAYGDGVLRHGDVAIAAITSCTNTSNPSVMLAAGLVAKKAVERGLKVKPYVKTSLAPGSKVVTEYLHEAGLWPYLDQLGFNLVGYGCTTCIGNSGPLPEETANAVKEGNLIVAGVLSGNRNFEGRIHQLVQANYLASPPLVVAYALAGTVDINLTTDPIGVDSAGNDVFLSDIWPTGSEILEMVNTCVKPEQFISEYDGIEESNESWNAIEIGEGSIYDWNPASTYVQEPPFFMDLTPETPVIEPISGARVLAKVGDSTTTDHISPAGAIAPDSPAARYLLENNVSFLDFNSYGSRRGNHEVMMRGTFANIRIKNQLVPGTEGGVTKYFPTGETMPIYDAAMQYIDGGTPLVVLAGKDYGMGSSRDWAAKGTLLLGVKAVIVDSFERIHRSNLIGMGVLPLQYAGGASAASLGLDGTEAFSIPVTDDVQPRSTITVTAEKADGSTIEFDTVCRLDTPVEVDYYRNGGILHYVLREFLNASRVDA; encoded by the coding sequence ATGAGCACGCCCCGCAAAGAGGATCCTTTCAACGCACGCGACACCTTCGACACCGGCTCCGGCACCGGGTATGTCTACCGCCTGGACGCACTGAAGGAGCGCGGATTCGACATCGACCGGCTGCCCTATTCCATCAAAGTGCTGCTGGAATCGGTCCTGCGAAACTGTGACGGGTTCCTGGTGACCGAGGATGACGTAAAGCGCCTGGCTGCGTACGACCCGAAAGCACCGGCCAAGGAAGAGATTCCGTTCATGCCCGCACGCGTGCTGCTGCAGGACTTCACCGGCGTGCCGGCCGTGGTGGACCTGGCTGCGATGCGGTCTGCGATGGCGCGTCTGGGCGGCGATCCCGACGAGATCAACCCCCGCGTGCCTGTCAACCTGGTCATCGACCACTCGGTGCAGGTGGATGCTTTCGGCACCAAGGCGGCCATCCAGATCAACGCGGAGAAGGAGTTCAAGCGCAACCGTGAGCGGTACGAGTTTTTGCGCTGGGGCCAGCAGGCGTTCGACAACTTCCACGTGGTGCCGCCGGAATCCGGCATCTGCCATCAGGTGAACCTGGAGTACATCGCCCGTGCTGTCTGGAGTAAACCGGAGGCAGACGGTGTGCACGTGTTCTACCCCGACTCGCTGGTCGGCACCGACTCGCACACGACGATGATCGATGGGCTGGGTGTTGTCGGCTGGGGCGTCGGCGGTATCGAGGCCGAGGCCGTTATGCTGGGTCAGCCCGTGTACATGCTGATGCCGGAGGTGGTCGGGTTCCGCCTCAAAGGCCAGCTGCCTGAGGGCGCCACGGCTACGGATCTCGTGCTGACGGTGACGGAAATGCTGCGCGCCTACGGCGTAGTCGGCAAGTTCGTGGAGTTCTTCGGCCCCGGCGTGTCCAACATGACGGTGCCGGACCGGGCCACGATTGCCAATATGGCACCCGAGTATGGGGCTACGATGGGCTTCTTCCCCATCGACCAGGAAACGCTGGACTTCCTGCACCGCACCGGGCGGCCCGACGAACTGGTCATGGCGGTGGAGCGCTACGCCAAGCTGCAGGGCCTTTTCCGGACCGACGACTCGGGAGATCCGCAGTTCGTCGACGTACTCGAACTGGACCTGAGCACGGTTACTCCGAGCCTTTCCGGACCCAAGCGCCCGCAGGATCGCATCGAACTGCCGGCCGTGCAATCCAGCTTCCGCACGTCCCTCACCACTCCGGCCGGCCCCAAGGGCTTCGGCCTCAATGAGGATCGCCTCAAGGACACAGGTGCCTACGGAGATGGGGTCCTGCGACATGGCGATGTGGCCATCGCCGCCATCACCAGTTGTACCAACACCTCCAATCCGTCTGTGATGCTGGCCGCGGGTTTGGTGGCAAAGAAGGCGGTGGAGCGCGGACTGAAGGTGAAGCCCTACGTCAAGACGTCGCTGGCGCCGGGTTCGAAGGTCGTCACCGAGTACCTGCATGAGGCGGGACTCTGGCCGTACCTCGACCAGCTCGGATTCAACCTCGTTGGTTACGGATGCACGACCTGCATCGGCAACTCCGGTCCGCTGCCGGAGGAGACCGCCAACGCGGTCAAGGAGGGCAATCTGATTGTTGCCGGCGTGCTGTCCGGCAACCGCAACTTTGAGGGCCGCATCCATCAGCTTGTGCAGGCCAACTATCTGGCCTCGCCCCCGCTTGTGGTCGCCTACGCACTTGCGGGCACCGTCGACATCAACCTGACCACGGATCCCATCGGCGTGGATTCGGCGGGTAATGACGTCTTCCTGAGTGACATCTGGCCGACCGGGAGTGAGATCCTCGAAATGGTCAACACCTGTGTCAAGCCGGAGCAGTTCATCAGCGAGTACGACGGAATCGAGGAGTCCAACGAGTCCTGGAATGCCATCGAGATCGGAGAGGGATCCATTTACGATTGGAACCCGGCCTCCACCTACGTGCAGGAGCCCCCGTTCTTCATGGATCTGACACCTGAGACCCCGGTGATTGAGCCCATTTCCGGGGCGCGCGTGTTGGCCAAGGTCGGCGACTCAACCACAACCGACCACATTTCGCCCGCGGGGGCCATCGCCCCGGATTCGCCCGCCGCGCGGTACCTGCTGGAGAATAATGTGTCCTTCCTGGACTTCAACTCCTACGGATCGCGCCGCGGCAACCACGAGGTCATGATGCGAGGCACGTTTGCCAACATTCGCATCAAAAACCAGCTCGTGCCGGGTACTGAGGGCGGCGTCACCAAGTACTTCCCCACCGGGGAGACCATGCCGATTTACGATGCGGCCATGCAATACATCGACGGGGGCACCCCGCTCGTGGTATTGGCCGGCAAGGACTACGGAATGGGCTCAAGCCGCGATTGGGCGGCGAAGGGCACGCTGCTGCTGGGTGTCAAAGCCGTGATTGTCGACAGCTTTGAGCGCATCCACCGCTCCAACCTGATCGGCATGGGTGTGCTTCCGTTGCAGTATGCCGGGGGCGCCTCCGCAGCCTCCCTGGGACTGGACGGGACTGAAGCGTTCAGCATTCCTGTCACTGACGATGTGCAGCCCCGCTCCACCATCACGGTGACTGCCGAGAAGGCGGACGGCAGCACGATCGAGTTCGATACGGTATGTCGTCTGGACACGCCCGTGGAGGTGGACTACTACCGCAACGGCGGCATCCTGCACTACGTGCTCAGGGAATTCCTGAATGCCAGCCGCGTGGATGCGTAG
- a CDS encoding TonB family protein: MKRSLLPALALMLLTACTQEVEQQSGELYVLSGTVTDTALDMPLVGANVALEGTPYGAATGPDGFYSIHAIPAGTYLVRITHAGGLVSSETVQVPGHASVTHAVSPAGQTRHERAAPAPRMNSTGEEFVVVEQMPQLIGGLGALQAEIRYPVIAKKAGIEGRVILQFVVDEEGYPTDITVVRGIGAGADEESVRALQTMRFEPGRQRGQKVRVKMSLPVTFKLPADA, translated from the coding sequence ATGAAACGATCCCTGCTTCCGGCGCTTGCCCTGATGCTACTGACGGCCTGCACGCAAGAGGTTGAGCAACAGTCCGGCGAACTCTACGTGCTTTCGGGCACGGTGACCGACACCGCACTCGACATGCCGCTTGTGGGCGCGAACGTGGCCCTGGAGGGCACGCCCTACGGAGCGGCGACCGGACCGGACGGGTTTTACTCCATTCATGCCATCCCGGCGGGTACCTACCTGGTGCGCATCACGCATGCGGGCGGGCTGGTCTCCTCCGAAACCGTGCAGGTCCCCGGCCACGCGTCCGTCACGCATGCCGTGAGTCCCGCGGGCCAGACCAGACACGAGCGGGCGGCCCCGGCACCACGCATGAACTCGACCGGCGAGGAGTTCGTGGTCGTGGAGCAGATGCCGCAGTTGATCGGGGGGCTCGGGGCGCTGCAAGCCGAGATCAGGTACCCGGTCATCGCCAAGAAGGCGGGCATCGAGGGCCGCGTGATCCTCCAGTTTGTGGTCGATGAAGAGGGCTATCCGACCGATATCACCGTGGTACGTGGCATCGGGGCCGGAGCTGACGAGGAGTCTGTGCGCGCCCTGCAAACCATGCGGTTCGAGCCCGGCCGTCAGCGTGGCCAGAAGGTTCGCGTCAAGATGAGTCTGCCCGTGACGTTCAAGCTGCCCGCCGACGCCTGA